In Moorena sp. SIOASIH, the following proteins share a genomic window:
- the rfbB gene encoding dTDP-glucose 4,6-dehydratase — protein sequence MNSSEQKSLTTRQPRQLLVTGGAGFIGSNFVHHWCEQYPGDRVVVLDALTYAGNRQNLAGLEEKANLRFVQGDICDRVLVDRLLQEESIDTVAHFAAESHVDRSILGPDAFIRTNVVGSFTLLESFRQQWQNQGQPTDYRFLHVSTDEVYGSLSADDPAFCETTPYAPNSPYSASKAGSDHLARAYYHTYGVPTIITNCSNNYGPYHFPEKLIPLMCINILLGKSLPVYGDGQNIRDWLYVGDHCRALDVVIHKGQPGETYNIGGNNEVKNLDLVHQICELMNELAPDLPVAPAQELITFVKDRPGHDRRYAIDATKIKTELGWEPTETLAGGLRKTIEWYLSNRDWWQPLLSQEYQAYYQKVYA from the coding sequence ATGAATTCTTCTGAACAAAAATCCCTGACTACTAGACAACCTCGCCAATTACTAGTAACAGGTGGTGCAGGATTTATTGGCTCGAATTTTGTTCATCACTGGTGTGAACAGTACCCAGGCGATCGCGTGGTGGTACTAGATGCTCTGACTTATGCTGGTAACCGCCAGAATCTGGCCGGTCTGGAAGAGAAAGCCAATTTGCGGTTTGTCCAGGGAGACATATGCGATCGCGTTTTAGTAGACCGCCTGCTCCAGGAAGAAAGCATCGACACTGTCGCCCACTTTGCTGCTGAATCCCACGTTGACCGCTCCATTTTAGGACCTGATGCCTTTATCCGCACTAATGTGGTCGGTTCCTTTACCCTACTAGAGTCCTTCCGGCAACAATGGCAAAATCAAGGACAACCAACGGATTATCGCTTCCTCCATGTTTCCACCGATGAAGTGTATGGCAGTCTAAGTGCTGATGACCCAGCCTTCTGTGAAACCACACCCTATGCCCCCAACAGTCCTTATTCTGCTTCCAAAGCTGGCAGTGACCATCTTGCTCGGGCTTATTACCATACCTATGGGGTTCCGACTATTATCACCAATTGCTCCAATAACTACGGACCCTATCATTTTCCAGAAAAATTAATTCCCCTGATGTGCATCAACATCCTGTTGGGCAAATCTCTACCGGTCTACGGGGATGGACAAAATATTCGAGATTGGCTGTATGTGGGTGATCATTGTCGTGCTTTAGATGTGGTGATTCACAAAGGTCAACCAGGAGAAACCTATAACATTGGTGGCAATAACGAAGTCAAAAACCTTGACCTAGTTCACCAGATTTGCGAGCTGATGAATGAATTAGCCCCTGATCTACCGGTCGCTCCAGCCCAAGAGTTAATTACCTTTGTCAAAGACCGCCCAGGCCATGACCGTCGCTATGCTATTGATGCGACTAAAATTAAAACTGAATTGGGTTGGGAACCAACAGAAACCCTAGCAGGTGGCCTACGTAAAACTATTGAGTGGTATCTCAGCAACCGGGATTGGTGGCAACCATTGCTATCCCAAGAGTATCAAGCTTATTATCAGAAAGTTTATGCCTAG
- a CDS encoding glucose-1-phosphate thymidylyltransferase, whose protein sequence is MKALILSGGKGTRLRPLTYTGAKQLVPVANKPILWYGLEAIIAAGITDIGIIISPETGEEVKAKTGNGDRFGANITYILQDQPLGLAHAVKVAQPFLGDSPFVMYLGDNLVQSELNLFVENFQNKNLDALTLLREVDNPTAFGVAKVDEFGRVLQLVEKPKVPPSNLALVGVYLFSPVIHQAIANIQPSARGELEITDAIQYLIDQQKNVEAFQIKGWWLDTGKKDDLLAANQIILDTCLESDVDGEIDSESQISGRVQIGKGSCITNCTIRGPVTIGENCHLENCFIGPYTSIADQATLVDADIDNSVILKGAKLTGIHQRIVDSLIGERAQVKAAPQHPKALRFMIGDDSQVELT, encoded by the coding sequence ATGAAAGCACTGATTCTTTCTGGGGGAAAAGGCACTCGTTTACGGCCCCTAACCTATACTGGTGCCAAACAGTTAGTACCTGTTGCCAATAAACCAATTTTGTGGTATGGGCTCGAAGCAATTATCGCTGCTGGTATTACTGATATCGGTATTATTATCAGTCCTGAAACTGGGGAAGAAGTTAAGGCTAAAACAGGAAATGGCGATCGCTTCGGAGCTAACATTACCTATATCCTCCAAGACCAACCCTTAGGACTTGCCCACGCCGTTAAAGTCGCCCAACCCTTTCTGGGAGATTCTCCCTTTGTAATGTACTTGGGAGACAACTTGGTTCAAAGTGAGCTGAACTTATTTGTAGAAAATTTCCAGAACAAAAATCTGGATGCCCTCACCCTGCTACGGGAGGTAGATAATCCCACTGCCTTTGGTGTTGCCAAAGTCGATGAATTTGGGCGAGTGTTGCAGCTAGTAGAAAAACCCAAAGTTCCTCCTTCTAATCTCGCACTGGTAGGTGTTTACCTATTTTCTCCTGTTATCCATCAAGCAATTGCTAACATCCAGCCTTCTGCTAGAGGGGAACTGGAAATTACCGATGCGATTCAATACTTGATTGATCAGCAAAAAAATGTAGAAGCTTTTCAAATCAAAGGTTGGTGGCTGGATACTGGTAAAAAAGATGACTTGTTAGCTGCTAACCAGATTATTTTAGATACTTGTCTAGAATCTGATGTTGATGGTGAAATTGACTCCGAAAGTCAAATTAGCGGACGGGTACAGATTGGTAAGGGGTCTTGTATTACTAATTGTACAATTCGTGGTCCAGTTACCATTGGTGAAAACTGCCATCTGGAAAACTGCTTTATTGGTCCATATACTAGCATTGCTGACCAAGCTACTCTAGTAGATGCTGACATTGATAATAGCGTGATTCTAAAAGGGGCTAAATTAACGGGTATTCATCAACGAATTGTTGATAGTTTAATTGGAGAAAGAGCTCAAGTTAAAGCTGCACCCCAACATCCAAAAGCATTACGATTCATGATTGGTGATGACTCACAAGTTGAACTAACTTAA
- the rfbD gene encoding dTDP-4-dehydrorhamnose reductase, giving the protein MKKILLTGITGQVGQELEDTLSPLGQVIGVGRSDMDLAQPDSIRQVIDQIKPDVIVNAAAYTAVDKAETELALAKSINAVAPTIMAEEAQNLGAILLHISTDYVFDGKKNTPYTEQDIPNPIGSYGESKLQGEEGVQQKCDRILILRTAWVYGTRGHGNFVKTMLRLGAEREELRVVADQVGTPTWAKDIAVTITQLLQAMDSNPVVGGIYHFTNSGVTSWYDFAVAIFEEAKLLGFPLKLQRVVPITTPEYPTPAQRPAYSVLSNQKISQTLGTYPPHWRQSLRQMLAELYQKLG; this is encoded by the coding sequence ATGAAAAAAATCTTACTCACTGGGATTACTGGACAAGTGGGTCAAGAGTTGGAAGATACTCTGAGTCCCCTAGGCCAAGTCATCGGTGTGGGGCGCAGCGATATGGACTTAGCTCAGCCAGATAGTATTCGTCAGGTAATTGATCAGATTAAGCCTGACGTGATTGTCAATGCAGCGGCTTACACGGCTGTGGATAAAGCAGAGACAGAACTGGCACTGGCTAAATCGATTAATGCTGTTGCTCCAACCATCATGGCAGAGGAAGCTCAGAATTTAGGAGCCATCCTGCTCCATATTTCCACTGACTATGTTTTCGATGGCAAAAAAAATACTCCTTACACGGAGCAAGATATTCCTAACCCCATCGGTTCTTATGGTGAGTCGAAACTGCAAGGGGAAGAAGGGGTGCAGCAAAAATGCGATCGCATTCTCATCCTTAGGACTGCTTGGGTTTACGGTACTCGTGGTCATGGCAACTTTGTCAAAACCATGCTACGACTGGGGGCTGAGCGAGAAGAGCTTCGGGTGGTAGCGGATCAAGTGGGTACTCCTACCTGGGCTAAGGATATAGCAGTAACCATTACTCAACTTTTGCAAGCAATGGATTCTAATCCAGTGGTAGGAGGAATCTATCACTTCACCAACAGTGGTGTCACTAGTTGGTATGACTTTGCCGTTGCCATCTTTGAAGAAGCCAAACTTCTGGGCTTCCCCTTAAAATTGCAGCGAGTTGTGCCAATTACTACCCCAGAATACCCCACTCCCGCTCAGCGTCCTGCTTACTCAGTCCTCTCAAACCAGAAAATATCCCAAACATTGGGAACCTATCCGCCCCATTGGCGTCAATCTTTGAGGCAAATGCTAGCAGAACTTTATCAAAAGCTTGGGTAA
- the iscB gene encoding RNA-guided endonuclease IscB → MRVFVLDKNLKPLDPCRPARARLLLKQGRAKVLRRYPFTIILSDLEVENCRTHNYQLKIDPGAKTTGVSYRQDNTVIWGAEITHRGFQIRDALTSRRQLRRSRRSRKTRYRKPRFLNRKRPSGWLAPSLMSRVHNILTWVKKLIRFCPIAGISQELVRFDTQKMENPEISGTEYQQGTLCGYEIREYLLEKWNRKCAYCGATDARLEVEHIKPKSLGGSDRVSNLAIACHDCNQAKGSQEIEQFLSGKPDVLKQVLSQAKRSLADAAAVNATRWKLYNELKFTGLPVETGSGGQTKYNRRRFNLVKTHWIDAACVGNVQNIYVEDYQFLSIMAKGHGTRQICRTDKFGFPKRYCSRTKIHKGFQTGDIVKAIVTKGKKIGTYVGRVATRKTGSFNISTSNGLIQGISHKYCTLIHKKDGYAYQINTLSSLS, encoded by the coding sequence ATGCGTGTATTTGTACTCGACAAAAACTTGAAACCACTAGACCCTTGCCGTCCGGCCAGAGCCAGATTATTACTCAAGCAAGGTAGAGCCAAAGTGTTGAGAAGGTATCCATTCACAATTATCCTGTCAGATTTGGAGGTAGAAAATTGTAGGACTCATAATTACCAGTTAAAAATTGACCCAGGTGCAAAAACAACAGGCGTGAGCTACCGGCAAGACAACACTGTTATTTGGGGTGCTGAAATAACGCATCGTGGATTCCAAATCCGAGACGCTTTAACCTCAAGACGGCAATTAAGACGTTCTCGTCGTAGCCGTAAAACTCGTTATAGAAAACCTCGCTTTCTTAATCGGAAACGTCCCTCCGGATGGCTGGCTCCTAGCTTAATGTCTAGAGTTCATAACATCTTGACTTGGGTTAAAAAACTGATTCGTTTTTGTCCCATAGCGGGTATTTCTCAGGAGTTGGTACGGTTTGACACTCAGAAGATGGAGAACCCAGAAATCTCCGGTACTGAATATCAACAAGGTACTTTATGCGGCTACGAAATTCGAGAATACTTGCTTGAAAAATGGAACCGTAAATGCGCCTACTGTGGCGCGACAGATGCCCGGTTAGAAGTTGAACATATCAAGCCAAAATCTTTAGGGGGTTCCGACAGAGTTAGCAACCTGGCAATAGCTTGTCACGATTGTAACCAGGCTAAAGGAAGCCAGGAGATTGAACAATTCTTATCAGGGAAGCCTGATGTTTTGAAGCAAGTTCTGTCTCAAGCTAAACGATCTCTAGCTGATGCCGCTGCGGTTAACGCGACTCGCTGGAAGCTTTACAACGAGCTTAAGTTCACCGGATTGCCAGTAGAAACAGGTTCGGGAGGTCAAACTAAATACAATCGACGTCGGTTTAACCTAGTTAAAACTCATTGGATTGACGCCGCTTGTGTGGGGAATGTTCAAAACATTTATGTCGAGGACTATCAATTTTTATCGATCATGGCTAAAGGTCATGGAACTCGTCAAATTTGTCGAACAGACAAGTTTGGATTCCCGAAGAGGTACTGTTCAAGAACTAAGATCCACAAAGGTTTTCAGACCGGAGATATTGTCAAAGCAATTGTTACTAAGGGCAAAAAAATCGGAACTTACGTTGGACGGGTTGCCACTCGTAAAACTGGATCATTCAACATTTCAACTAGCAATGGGTTGATTCAAGGAATTAGCCACAAGTACTGTACACTAATTCACAAAAAAGATGGATATGCTTATCAAATCAATACCCTGTCCTCCCTTTCCTGA